The following proteins come from a genomic window of Heyndrickxia acidicola:
- a CDS encoding MBL fold metallo-hydrolase, with product MITEKIGNITVIMGKNNSRVPFSTSLVIESKEADVLIDCGGGAEVFQHLKKEFQIRSLYLTHYHLDHVFGAYLFKDEATIHINPYDYLKLNDPFELAKSSGMAGTRDKNELEKWINKFIKKNKPLNPDRPLWEPIIGIADCTYPYEKTINLSGTNMIMLHTPGHTEGFCCPYFPEQGVLFAGDYDLTSFGPWYNNADSDIDEFIQSSKRTLETDAKYFVTSHHKGWRSRDEYEKGLTAYIEKIYEREEKVRLSIQNGVSPEEIVHKGIFYFVENHLKNPNLMISEIVGIAKHIQRLIKQGYQYEDYSIEFMSHFNLTQEAIEYRSLPYYVTG from the coding sequence ATGATTACTGAAAAGATAGGAAATATCACGGTAATAATGGGCAAAAATAATAGCAGAGTGCCATTCAGTACTTCTTTGGTAATTGAATCAAAAGAAGCTGATGTTCTGATTGATTGCGGCGGTGGAGCGGAAGTTTTCCAGCATTTGAAAAAAGAATTCCAAATTCGCAGCCTTTATCTGACCCATTACCATTTAGACCATGTCTTCGGAGCATACTTGTTCAAGGATGAAGCCACCATACATATTAATCCATATGATTATCTTAAACTTAACGATCCCTTTGAATTAGCAAAATCAAGCGGCATGGCAGGAACCCGTGACAAAAATGAACTGGAAAAGTGGATTAACAAATTCATTAAAAAAAATAAACCTTTAAACCCGGATCGTCCGCTATGGGAGCCCATAATCGGCATCGCGGATTGTACGTATCCTTATGAGAAGACAATTAATCTCAGCGGAACCAATATGATCATGCTTCATACGCCTGGCCACACGGAAGGATTTTGCTGCCCTTATTTCCCTGAACAGGGAGTCCTGTTTGCCGGAGACTATGATTTAACTTCTTTTGGACCTTGGTACAATAATGCGGATTCTGATATTGACGAATTTATCCAATCTAGTAAAAGAACTCTGGAGACAGATGCAAAGTACTTTGTCACTTCTCACCATAAAGGCTGGCGCAGCCGCGATGAATATGAGAAAGGCTTGACAGCCTATATTGAAAAAATTTATGAAAGAGAGGAAAAAGTCCGTCTGTCTATACAAAATGGGGTCTCCCCTGAGGAAATTGTCCATAAAGGAATTTTTTATTTTGTTGAAAATCATCTTAAAAACCCAAATTTGATGATTTCTGAAATCGTGGGAATAGCTAAACATATTCAACGGCTTATCAAGCAGGGGTATCAATATGAAGATTACAGTATAGAATTCATGTCTCATTTTAATCTGACACAGGAAGCCATCGAATATAGAAGTTTACCTTATTATGTAACCGGATAA
- a CDS encoding class I adenylate-forming enzyme family protein, with the protein MPLLQDLLDDNIQTYGEYPFLYFGEKEYSNIETKRHAGQIAAGLKNLGIQEGDRVIVCMPNCPEVLFSYQGITRARAVIVPVMHLLHHHEIEFIIKNSNAKAIITSSASLQKIKEATNGLVHKPSVISTDSLEDASVIQMKDWFNEKENEETNSLLKASVNEPAVILYTSGTTGKPKGVILTHQNLYSNAASSASVNKESLKTTLGVLPLAHVFGLTVSNICYLKGSSIVIFSKFDVEEVFSAIEKYKVRTFSVVPAMVYAMYHYPHADRYDLSSLDKLTSGSAPLPLALSVKFKKKFQADVTEGYGLSEAAPIVTSSYDGIPHKPGSAGLPIPGVDIKIVDIEGNELAPNEVGELIVQGENVTPGYFLNEEETNKVLKGGWLYTGDLAKVDDDGYVYLVDRKKDLIIRGGFNIYPRDIEELIVNHPSVLEAAVIGVPDERMGEEVVAFIVRKPGAEVSEEEMIQHCQSFLAKNKSPKEVVFVDALPRNGVGKILKTVLREMAVNR; encoded by the coding sequence ATGCCGCTTCTTCAGGATTTGCTTGATGATAATATTCAAACGTATGGGGAGTATCCTTTTTTGTATTTCGGAGAAAAAGAGTACAGTAATATTGAAACAAAAAGGCATGCAGGGCAAATAGCTGCCGGTTTAAAAAATCTAGGTATCCAAGAGGGAGACAGGGTAATCGTTTGTATGCCAAACTGCCCAGAGGTGCTGTTTTCATATCAAGGTATAACCAGGGCTAGAGCGGTGATTGTTCCTGTTATGCATCTGCTTCACCATCATGAAATCGAATTTATTATTAAAAATTCGAATGCTAAAGCAATTATTACTTCCTCAGCTAGCTTGCAAAAAATAAAAGAAGCAACGAACGGATTGGTTCATAAACCTTCTGTTATTTCCACGGATTCTCTAGAGGATGCTTCTGTCATCCAAATGAAGGATTGGTTTAATGAAAAAGAAAACGAAGAAACTAATTCTTTGTTGAAGGCAAGCGTGAATGAACCAGCAGTCATCCTGTATACATCCGGTACGACAGGTAAACCAAAGGGTGTAATTCTTACCCATCAAAATCTCTATTCAAATGCAGCGAGCTCAGCCTCGGTTAATAAGGAGTCTCTCAAAACTACACTCGGAGTATTGCCTCTAGCTCATGTATTTGGTTTGACGGTTTCAAATATTTGTTATCTAAAGGGCAGTTCTATTGTCATTTTTTCAAAGTTTGATGTGGAAGAGGTTTTTTCTGCCATTGAAAAGTATAAAGTCCGTACTTTTTCCGTTGTTCCTGCCATGGTATACGCGATGTACCATTATCCTCATGCAGATAGATATGATTTATCCAGTTTAGATAAATTAACATCCGGTTCAGCACCTTTGCCTCTAGCCTTAAGCGTAAAGTTTAAAAAGAAATTCCAGGCAGATGTGACAGAGGGCTATGGCCTTTCAGAGGCGGCTCCCATCGTTACTTCCAGCTATGATGGAATACCCCATAAGCCAGGCTCAGCGGGACTGCCTATTCCTGGTGTCGACATAAAGATAGTGGATATAGAAGGGAATGAATTGGCTCCAAATGAAGTTGGAGAATTAATTGTCCAAGGTGAAAACGTAACACCTGGGTATTTTTTAAATGAAGAAGAAACAAATAAAGTGTTAAAAGGCGGCTGGTTATATACAGGTGATCTTGCCAAAGTAGATGATGATGGATACGTTTACCTTGTCGACCGAAAGAAGGATTTGATCATTCGTGGAGGCTTCAATATTTATCCGAGAGATATAGAAGAGCTGATAGTGAACCATCCTTCTGTGCTGGAGGCAGCGGTAATTGGAGTTCCGGATGAAAGAATGGGTGAAGAGGTTGTTGCATTTATCGTGAGGAAGCCTGGAGCTGAAGTATCTGAAGAGGAAATGATCCAGCACTGTCAGTCCTTTTTGGCAAAAAATAAATCACCCAAAGAGGTCGTCTTTGTTGATGCCTTGCCAAGAAATGGTGTAGGTAAGATATTAAAGACTGTATTAAGAGAGATGGCGGTAAACCGTTAA
- a CDS encoding DUF5634 family protein — protein sequence MEFINREHLISEMTQMLQELMEEYDLEEIGVYEEEGEGNQCYFGFTVRKDGHVYMINNPFIKNSKGEVAPASHEWTVQSETGENKGYTSLDEVFNRIESW from the coding sequence ATGGAATTTATAAATCGGGAACACTTAATAAGTGAGATGACCCAAATGCTTCAGGAGCTAATGGAAGAGTATGATCTCGAGGAAATCGGGGTGTATGAAGAAGAAGGAGAAGGGAACCAATGCTACTTTGGCTTTACTGTGAGAAAGGATGGCCATGTTTACATGATCAACAACCCATTTATCAAAAACAGTAAAGGGGAAGTTGCACCTGCAAGCCACGAATGGACGGTTCAATCTGAAACAGGTGAAAATAAAGGGTACACCTCTCTCGATGAAGTTTTTAATAGAATTGAGAGCTGGTGA
- a CDS encoding DinB family protein — MSKQFELTRKVLISFIENLDEDTAGIQPRGFNNTIQWHIGHVLVSAESFMYGYPKKSSHIPESYHELFKMGTKPGDWNGNVPSMKELTELIRNQTERINQLPDEFFTNKLPFTFPFGNIETFGDLYGFMLYHEADHIGQMKAIKRMIEA; from the coding sequence TTGTCTAAACAATTTGAGCTTACAAGAAAAGTTCTGATTTCATTTATTGAAAATCTTGATGAAGATACGGCTGGTATTCAACCACGTGGATTTAATAATACGATTCAATGGCATATCGGGCATGTACTGGTATCTGCTGAAAGCTTTATGTATGGATATCCAAAAAAATCTTCTCATATTCCCGAAAGCTATCATGAATTATTCAAAATGGGAACCAAACCCGGCGACTGGAATGGAAATGTCCCTAGCATGAAGGAATTAACAGAGCTTATAAGAAACCAAACAGAAAGAATTAATCAATTGCCTGATGAATTTTTTACTAATAAGCTGCCCTTTACGTTCCCTTTTGGAAATATCGAAACATTCGGCGATCTATATGGTTTTATGCTTTACCATGAGGCTGACCATATAGGACAAATGAAAGCGATAAAGCGTATGATTGAAGCATAA
- a CDS encoding GNAT family N-acetyltransferase, with product MIKKLNEKLNSQVMSFLKEEPSINLFIIGDIESFGYDKDFQELWGDFSETGELRGVLLRFYDTYIPYGKPGYDSEGFLNIIKANPNVKGISGKEEILLPFEQSMKNRFKKQLTYFSECTLESFSFQQEIEASIKEAGIEDIDRILSLRETIQEFVPNPNAKEMMMKGIETKTARTYYIEMNHEMVACASTTAENSISAMVVGVCTHNDHRQKGYASLVVQKLAKDLLKEGKSLCLFYDNPKAGRIYHKIGFKNIGKWTMLR from the coding sequence ATGATTAAAAAGCTGAATGAAAAATTAAACAGTCAAGTTATGAGTTTTTTAAAAGAAGAGCCATCCATAAACCTTTTTATCATTGGAGATATTGAGTCCTTTGGATACGATAAGGATTTTCAAGAGCTATGGGGAGATTTTTCTGAAACAGGTGAGCTGAGGGGTGTGCTGCTGCGTTTCTATGATACATATATACCATACGGCAAGCCAGGATATGACAGTGAGGGATTTCTAAATATAATCAAAGCAAACCCAAATGTAAAGGGAATCTCCGGTAAAGAAGAGATTCTTCTTCCCTTTGAACAAAGTATGAAAAATCGTTTTAAAAAACAGCTTACCTACTTTAGTGAGTGTACATTGGAATCGTTCTCTTTTCAGCAAGAGATAGAGGCTTCGATCAAGGAAGCAGGCATTGAGGACATAGATCGTATTCTCAGCCTCCGCGAAACCATTCAGGAATTTGTTCCTAATCCCAATGCCAAAGAAATGATGATGAAGGGGATAGAAACGAAAACAGCGCGAACCTATTATATAGAAATGAATCATGAAATGGTTGCCTGCGCTTCTACAACTGCTGAGAATTCCATATCCGCCATGGTAGTGGGGGTTTGTACGCACAATGATCACAGGCAAAAGGGATATGCTTCACTTGTTGTGCAAAAGCTTGCAAAGGACCTATTAAAAGAAGGAAAATCACTTTGTTTATTCTATGATAATCCAAAGGCAGGAAGGATTTATCATAAAATCGGCTTTAAAAACATTGGCAAATGGACTATGCTCAGATAA
- the pssA gene encoding CDP-diacylglycerol--serine O-phosphatidyltransferase — protein sequence MLIQLVKTLPNVFSIGNFICGVLSITINMSGFPEASAIFIFLAAFFDLFDGRIARKLKADSALGIHLDSLADIVSFGVAPALLFHSFAPVSLLTSFAFILFPTMGVVRLARFSAHPTRGYFIGVPIPAAGLILAFMGLFSYSSSFITIILAVLMVAPIKVKKL from the coding sequence TTGCTTATTCAACTTGTAAAAACATTACCGAATGTCTTCTCAATCGGCAATTTTATCTGCGGCGTTTTAAGTATTACGATTAATATGAGCGGCTTTCCAGAAGCATCGGCCATCTTTATTTTTTTAGCAGCATTTTTTGATCTCTTTGATGGAAGAATTGCCAGGAAACTGAAAGCGGACAGTGCTTTAGGGATTCATCTGGATTCATTAGCGGATATCGTTAGCTTTGGAGTAGCCCCAGCTTTGTTGTTCCATTCTTTTGCTCCTGTTTCCTTGCTGACTTCCTTTGCTTTTATATTGTTTCCGACTATGGGTGTCGTAAGGCTTGCAAGGTTCAGTGCACATCCTACAAGAGGTTATTTTATCGGTGTCCCTATTCCGGCAGCCGGTTTAATTCTTGCATTCATGGGATTGTTTTCCTACAGCAGCTCATTTATAACGATCATACTTGCTGTATTAATGGTAGCACCCATAAAAGTAAAAAAATTGTAA
- a CDS encoding amidase family protein — translation MSSFDYESYDGLGLAQLVKTRQVKPEELAEEAIERIEQRNPKLNAIINKMYDQAKKQAARVEQNGVFAGVPMLLKNITQEIKGEAITSGSRALQTFRANQDSHYVRDLRKTGAIFLGQTNVPELALMAITEPKHHGPTRNPWNPDYTPGGSSGGAAAAVASGMVPLAGANDGGGSIRIPAAYCGLFGLKPTRGRTSVGPLYGRHWQGASVDHVLTKSVRDSAAMLDHTATVEKGAAFLAIPFQGSYLQSITEPLPKKMKIAFSVRSPIGTEVDAECQEAVEKAALLLESMGHVLIEKEPPVDGHAITKAYFTLYFAETAQALSAIRKHIGRKVRFTDVEPSTWLLALMGKITPAEEFVKNIQVWDQASCQMELFYEGFDFYMTPATALLQAKIGELSTTKIENAFVRIVGSMGLQRLLLKSGMVYRLFVESFKRTPFTQLANLTGQPAMSVPLHVTKQGLPLGVQFMASKGREDLLLKPAAELEKTFFMDSTGEDPVYCCPKLKEIRVIEKRIFS, via the coding sequence ATGTCCTCATTTGATTATGAAAGCTACGATGGTTTAGGGCTTGCCCAACTGGTTAAAACCCGTCAGGTAAAACCAGAAGAACTGGCAGAGGAAGCAATCGAAAGAATTGAACAGCGGAATCCAAAGCTTAACGCCATAATCAATAAAATGTATGACCAGGCAAAAAAACAGGCTGCCAGGGTAGAACAAAACGGCGTATTTGCAGGTGTTCCTATGCTGCTGAAAAACATTACGCAGGAAATAAAAGGCGAGGCTATTACTTCAGGGTCGAGGGCACTCCAAACATTTAGGGCAAACCAGGACTCCCATTATGTAAGAGATTTAAGAAAGACAGGTGCCATTTTCCTCGGCCAGACAAACGTACCTGAGCTTGCATTGATGGCCATTACTGAACCAAAGCATCATGGGCCTACCAGAAATCCTTGGAATCCTGATTATACACCTGGAGGATCAAGCGGAGGAGCAGCAGCCGCAGTAGCATCAGGCATGGTTCCTCTGGCAGGGGCAAATGACGGTGGAGGTTCCATTCGAATACCAGCTGCTTATTGTGGGTTGTTTGGTTTAAAACCTACACGGGGCAGGACATCTGTTGGCCCCTTATATGGCAGGCATTGGCAGGGGGCAAGCGTTGATCATGTTTTAACAAAAAGCGTACGGGACAGTGCTGCGATGCTTGATCATACTGCCACCGTTGAAAAAGGGGCGGCTTTCCTTGCTATTCCGTTTCAAGGCTCTTACTTACAAAGTATAACTGAGCCGCTGCCTAAAAAAATGAAAATTGCCTTTTCTGTGAGGTCTCCAATTGGAACAGAAGTAGATGCAGAGTGTCAAGAAGCCGTTGAAAAGGCAGCTTTACTTTTAGAATCCATGGGCCATGTTTTGATTGAAAAAGAACCTCCAGTAGATGGGCACGCTATAACAAAGGCTTATTTCACCTTGTATTTTGCTGAGACAGCCCAAGCACTATCAGCCATTAGAAAGCATATCGGAAGAAAGGTCCGTTTTACCGATGTAGAGCCTTCTACATGGCTTTTAGCGTTAATGGGAAAGATTACACCAGCAGAAGAATTTGTGAAAAATATTCAAGTATGGGATCAAGCTTCCTGCCAAATGGAGCTGTTTTATGAAGGCTTTGACTTTTATATGACACCTGCTACAGCCTTGCTTCAAGCGAAGATAGGAGAGCTTTCCACGACGAAAATCGAGAATGCATTCGTCCGCATAGTAGGAAGCATGGGGCTTCAGCGTTTATTATTGAAATCTGGGATGGTATACAGGCTGTTTGTGGAAAGCTTTAAAAGGACTCCTTTTACACAGCTCGCCAATTTGACAGGTCAGCCTGCAATGTCGGTTCCTTTACATGTTACGAAGCAGGGATTGCCTTTAGGCGTGCAGTTTATGGCTTCAAAAGGAAGAGAAGATTTACTGTTGAAGCCTGCCGCAGAGCTTGAAAAAACCTTCTTTATGGATTCAACCGGAGAGGATCCGGTCTATTGCTGCCCAAAGCTGAAAGAGATTCGGGTAATTGAAAAAAGGATTTTTTCATAA